A part of Roseofilum casamattae BLCC-M143 genomic DNA contains:
- a CDS encoding C39 family peptidase, with translation MTVSLLDVIRHYKGKPNEDLALQKLQHAIDTVRPELLNESSDFLRRWRTPLSPEDTAVRLNVPYLSQLDNINKNRTSNVTCLAMCMGYFGHPIINPSTSEQLEDELYRYCRENDLSRHSPYDLAQIFNSYGYHDDFRNNASQADIKKSLDRGNPCIIHGWFTRAGHVVTIVGYNNDGFIVHDPMGKWSARGYDNAISGANLTYSYAEIKELCSADGDMWVHFVSKPASVQPLGTVVEQTQTIKLQVILQNNQTLPIAEATKYTDLIMQIQVRLRSLKLLAGKADGLYGPITQSALSRFAEAYHLSYDPITADLAKQLIQAQNVPGFDPTKELATPEVVAKCLNAPIEDARTYLPPLMQAMSEKGMLNRPTLIAALATIGVETNGFRPINEWGGEAYFRDMYEWRSDLGNNQAGDGVRYHGRGFIQITGRANYRSYGEKLGVPLEDNPELALDPGIATRILVEYFWDRSVDRRATEGDWKGVRRAVNGGLNGWSHFWGVVQELQQRI, from the coding sequence ATGACCGTATCCTTACTCGATGTTATTCGACATTACAAAGGCAAGCCGAATGAAGATCTGGCCTTACAAAAACTCCAACATGCTATTGATACCGTCCGTCCGGAACTATTAAACGAATCCTCCGACTTCCTCCGTCGTTGGCGCACCCCTCTCAGTCCGGAAGATACCGCCGTCCGGCTAAACGTACCCTACCTGAGCCAACTGGACAACATCAACAAAAATCGCACCTCCAACGTCACCTGTCTCGCCATGTGCATGGGATACTTCGGCCATCCCATCATCAACCCCTCAACGAGCGAGCAACTCGAAGACGAACTCTATCGTTACTGTCGGGAAAACGACCTCTCGCGCCATTCCCCCTACGACTTAGCTCAAATTTTCAACAGCTATGGCTACCACGATGACTTTCGCAACAACGCCAGTCAAGCTGATATCAAAAAATCCTTAGATCGCGGCAATCCTTGCATTATCCACGGTTGGTTTACCCGCGCCGGTCATGTCGTTACCATTGTCGGCTACAACAACGACGGGTTCATCGTCCACGACCCCATGGGGAAATGGAGCGCTCGAGGCTACGACAACGCCATTAGCGGTGCCAACTTGACCTACTCCTATGCCGAGATAAAAGAACTCTGCAGTGCCGATGGCGACATGTGGGTGCATTTCGTCAGCAAACCTGCCTCTGTTCAACCTTTGGGAACTGTCGTCGAACAAACCCAAACCATCAAACTGCAAGTTATCCTGCAAAATAACCAAACCTTACCCATCGCTGAAGCCACCAAGTATACCGACTTGATTATGCAAATCCAAGTCCGCTTGCGCAGCTTAAAACTCCTCGCTGGAAAAGCCGACGGACTCTACGGGCCGATCACGCAATCGGCGCTCTCTCGCTTTGCCGAAGCCTATCATCTAAGCTACGACCCAATTACCGCCGATTTAGCCAAACAACTGATTCAAGCCCAAAACGTTCCCGGATTCGACCCGACGAAAGAACTGGCAACTCCGGAAGTGGTGGCCAAATGTCTCAATGCACCCATAGAAGACGCGCGCACCTATCTTCCACCGCTGATGCAGGCCATGAGCGAGAAAGGAATGCTCAATCGACCTACCTTGATTGCTGCCTTAGCCACTATTGGCGTGGAAACTAACGGCTTTCGTCCGATTAACGAGTGGGGAGGAGAGGCTTATTTCCGCGATATGTACGAATGGCGCTCCGATTTGGGCAATAATCAAGCGGGAGATGGGGTGCGCTACCACGGACGAGGATTTATTCAGATTACCGGCCGCGCCAACTATCGCTCCTATGGCGAAAAGTTAGGCGTGCCATTAGAAGATAATCCGGAACTGGCCTTAGATCCGGGGATTGCCACTCGTATTTTAGTCGAATATTTCTGGGATCGCAGCGTCGATCGCCGCGCCACGGAAGGCGACTGGAAAGGAGTTCGCCGCGCTGTCAATGGCGGTTTGAACGGTTGGAGCCATTTTTGGGGCGTCGTCCAAGAGTTGCAACAGCGCATTTAA
- a CDS encoding HAD-IC family P-type ATPase — translation MISADSTPTGLSDTEVQGRQKSGLDNNVKLPNSRSYLDIIRETIFTFVNGVFFSIFLLLISLGLYSDGIIVIAVLFNALLIGVCQEIWAKRKLDRIALLTRPQSLVMRNGKECTLDPREIVRDDILHLIPGEQIVVDGELLQGRVEVDESLLTGESDAIAKTRGDRILSGTFCISGEGYYQAQQVGKDTNAYRLASGARAFRQIYTPVQQQVNRVIRTFILVAAFLWFLVSISVLSRTQSVQDAVQEAAVIAGLVPAGLYLSVTLAYTLGAVRMLRQNILIQQANAVESLSHVKVLCLDKTGTLTTNEIEVNQLYPIETSIDKLHYLLGIYSASSSSRNATSKAIANTSPQNPRSPVEEVLFTSGRKWSGLVFSDSGEDGMAGTYVLGAPEILDRSIPLSAEVWSEIESKTAQGFRVILFAGTSEVASFYDKGDNPQIPPSLQPLGLVILGDRLREGVLETLEGFQQAGVALKIISGDRAQTVAAIARQVGLEGDLPAISGMELAKLDEAQRPDAIAHYQIFGGIVPEQKAEIAQTLRRQGLYVAAIGDGVNDVLFLKQANLGIAMESGSKATKAVADLVLLRDSFKSLPFALVEGQRIQNGIQDVLKLFIVRIFSFTLLILATGQVIGTFPLLTKHSALATVLSVGLPTLCLPPWSRPGALEDRERGRSLMHFVLPAALSLTVAGAIVYLGYLVTGVWQAVEETGIVILDDRLLAVPRSALVTILVMGGLLLMVFLKPPTAFWVAAEPLSGDWRYTGVSLAVAAVYVGILAIPSVRSFFDLTLLGWNDYLFISAIAWLWAILLRLAWRHKWLEQFLGN, via the coding sequence ATGATTTCAGCGGACTCAACACCGACAGGACTAAGCGATACGGAAGTGCAGGGGCGCCAAAAGTCTGGCTTAGACAACAACGTCAAATTACCCAACTCTCGCTCCTATCTCGATATCATCCGCGAAACTATCTTCACCTTCGTTAACGGAGTCTTCTTCTCCATTTTCTTGCTTCTGATTTCTTTAGGACTCTATAGCGACGGCATCATCGTCATTGCAGTCCTCTTCAACGCTCTGCTCATCGGTGTCTGTCAAGAAATTTGGGCGAAACGCAAACTCGATCGCATTGCTCTGCTTACCCGTCCCCAGTCCCTCGTGATGCGCAATGGCAAAGAATGCACCCTCGATCCGCGCGAGATCGTCCGAGACGACATTTTACACCTTATCCCCGGAGAACAAATCGTCGTTGATGGGGAACTGTTGCAAGGTCGGGTGGAAGTAGACGAATCCTTGCTCACTGGGGAGTCCGACGCGATCGCCAAAACGAGAGGCGATCGCATTCTCTCGGGAACCTTCTGTATCAGCGGCGAAGGCTACTACCAAGCGCAACAGGTCGGTAAAGATACTAACGCCTATCGCCTTGCCTCCGGAGCGCGCGCCTTCCGCCAAATCTATACCCCCGTGCAGCAACAAGTCAATCGAGTCATTCGCACCTTTATTCTCGTCGCTGCATTTCTCTGGTTTCTGGTTTCCATTTCCGTACTCAGTCGCACCCAAAGCGTCCAAGATGCCGTGCAAGAAGCTGCTGTTATTGCGGGGTTAGTTCCTGCAGGTCTCTACCTTTCCGTCACCCTCGCCTACACCTTGGGAGCGGTGCGCATGTTACGGCAAAATATCCTTATTCAACAAGCCAACGCTGTTGAATCTCTCAGTCACGTGAAAGTCCTCTGTTTGGATAAAACCGGGACGTTAACCACCAATGAGATTGAAGTCAACCAACTCTATCCCATCGAGACATCTATCGACAAACTGCACTATCTCTTAGGGATCTACAGCGCGAGCAGCAGTTCGAGAAATGCCACCAGCAAAGCGATCGCCAACACCAGCCCCCAAAACCCCCGATCTCCAGTGGAAGAAGTTCTCTTCACCTCCGGACGCAAGTGGAGCGGACTCGTCTTTTCCGACTCTGGGGAAGATGGGATGGCCGGAACCTACGTCTTGGGAGCGCCAGAGATTCTCGATCGCTCTATTCCTCTCTCTGCCGAAGTTTGGAGCGAGATTGAATCGAAGACGGCGCAAGGATTTCGAGTTATTCTTTTTGCCGGAACTTCTGAAGTTGCCTCTTTTTACGATAAGGGTGACAATCCCCAGATTCCGCCATCGCTGCAACCTCTGGGACTCGTCATTCTCGGCGATCGCCTGCGCGAGGGCGTTTTAGAGACCCTAGAAGGCTTTCAGCAGGCTGGAGTCGCCCTGAAAATTATTTCCGGCGATCGCGCGCAAACCGTAGCCGCCATCGCCCGTCAAGTCGGTTTAGAGGGCGATTTACCGGCGATTTCCGGCATGGAGCTGGCGAAATTGGATGAAGCGCAACGCCCCGATGCGATCGCTCATTACCAGATTTTCGGTGGCATCGTTCCCGAACAAAAAGCCGAAATCGCGCAAACCTTGCGCCGGCAAGGACTCTATGTGGCCGCCATCGGCGACGGCGTCAATGATGTCTTATTCCTGAAACAAGCAAATCTGGGCATCGCCATGGAAAGCGGGAGTAAAGCAACAAAAGCCGTTGCCGATCTCGTCCTTTTGCGCGACTCGTTTAAATCTCTTCCCTTCGCTCTCGTCGAAGGCCAGCGCATCCAAAATGGCATTCAAGATGTACTGAAACTATTTATCGTCCGCATTTTTTCCTTTACCCTGCTGATTTTAGCAACGGGTCAAGTCATTGGCACCTTTCCCCTCTTAACCAAACATAGTGCTTTAGCTACCGTGCTTTCCGTGGGATTGCCCACCCTCTGTTTGCCACCCTGGTCCAGACCTGGCGCTCTCGAAGACCGGGAGAGAGGGCGATCTCTCATGCACTTTGTCCTTCCCGCAGCCCTCTCCTTAACCGTTGCCGGGGCGATCGTCTATCTCGGATATTTAGTTACCGGGGTCTGGCAAGCCGTAGAAGAGACGGGAATCGTCATTTTGGACGATCGCCTCCTCGCGGTTCCACGCAGTGCCTTGGTAACGATTTTAGTTATGGGTGGATTGCTGCTAATGGTGTTCCTCAAACCCCCTACAGCGTTTTGGGTGGCCGCAGAACCCCTCAGCGGCGACTGGCGCTATACGGGCGTGTCTTTGGCAGTGGCAGCCGTCTACGTCGGTATTCTCGCTATTCCCTCAGTACGCAGCTTTTTCGATCTGACCTTACTCGGATGGAATGATTATCTGTTCATTAGCGCGATCGCCTGGCTCTGGGCAATTCTCTTGCGTTTGGCGTGGCGGCACAAATGGCTGGAACAATTTTTAGGGAATTAA
- a CDS encoding plasmid partition protein ParG, which translates to MSNKSKFVTRIFFPDEDSRYRFKAACMMNLTTMTDVSLKLCMWFVEYWEKTGKPPLVELQRLLEEIEQDSDRKDSE; encoded by the coding sequence ATGTCCAATAAGTCTAAATTCGTAACAAGAATCTTTTTCCCCGATGAGGACTCTCGGTATAGATTCAAAGCCGCTTGCATGATGAATCTGACAACAATGACAGATGTATCCCTCAAGTTGTGTATGTGGTTCGTCGAATACTGGGAGAAGACTGGAAAACCTCCGTTAGTCGAGCTACAACGACTATTAGAAGAAATCGAGCAAGATAGCGATCGCAAAGACTCCGAATAA
- a CDS encoding hemolysin family protein codes for MVMLVLSACFSGSETAITALDNFKLRSLIKEQGDPQGMFRLVLEQRTRFITTLLVGNNLINNFSAVLTSNLFALWLGNAGLGVATAVITFLVLIFGEITPKSLAINNVLPFFKAVVRPIYWLSQILGAIGIVDFLEWIAQSAIRFFQGNTTPDDASVQDLQLMIEILGGRGKLDLHQHQLLNKALMLDELTAKDVVKPRIDMRTISHEATLQGLVNLCLETGFSRIPVQEESKDRIVGVVNLKRALQLLKELPPAERSLALVTEGMDDPVYVPEVKGVADLLKEMLQSRVHLAIVVDEYGGTVGLVTLEDVLEELVGEIYDESDFPQSSSSPRQPGKPNGRDRRWIPGLAGRGKVASRRDLRDRSH; via the coding sequence ATGGTGATGTTAGTCTTGTCCGCTTGTTTTTCGGGTTCGGAAACAGCAATTACAGCTCTGGATAATTTTAAGCTGCGATCGCTGATTAAGGAACAAGGGGATCCGCAAGGAATGTTTCGCCTGGTTTTGGAACAACGCACGCGGTTTATTACCACGCTGCTGGTTGGTAATAATTTAATTAATAATTTTTCAGCGGTGCTCACGAGTAATTTGTTTGCACTATGGTTGGGGAATGCGGGGTTGGGTGTTGCGACAGCAGTCATTACATTTCTGGTACTCATCTTTGGGGAAATTACGCCGAAGTCCTTGGCAATTAACAACGTACTGCCGTTTTTTAAGGCAGTCGTTCGACCGATTTATTGGCTATCTCAAATTTTAGGGGCGATCGGAATTGTCGATTTTCTCGAATGGATAGCCCAGAGTGCAATTCGTTTTTTTCAAGGAAATACTACTCCGGATGATGCTTCCGTACAAGATTTACAGTTAATGATCGAAATTTTAGGCGGGCGCGGTAAGTTGGATTTGCATCAACACCAGTTGTTGAATAAGGCGTTGATGTTGGACGAGCTGACGGCGAAGGATGTGGTGAAGCCGCGAATTGATATGCGCACCATTTCCCACGAAGCGACCTTACAAGGGTTGGTGAATTTATGCCTGGAGACGGGGTTTTCTCGCATTCCGGTGCAGGAGGAGTCTAAGGATCGCATTGTTGGCGTGGTGAATCTGAAGCGAGCATTACAATTACTGAAAGAGTTACCGCCAGCCGAGCGCAGTTTGGCTTTGGTAACTGAGGGAATGGACGATCCGGTTTACGTGCCGGAGGTGAAGGGGGTTGCGGATTTGTTGAAGGAGATGTTGCAATCAAGAGTACATTTGGCGATCGTGGTGGATGAGTATGGTGGAACAGTTGGGTTGGTGACTTTAGAGGACGTGTTGGAAGAGTTGGTGGGAGAGATTTATGATGAGAGCGATTTTCCCCAGTCTTCTTCTTCCCCGCGACAACCGGGAAAACCGAATGGCCGCGATCGCCGTTGGATTCCCGGTTTAGCAGGACGAGGGAAAGTCGCTTCTCGTCGGGATTTGCGCGATCGCTCTCATTAA
- a CDS encoding GNAT family N-acetyltransferase, protein MKIRIASTKDVETLFAIRTSVIENYQSRAELAELGITVDSVTEILKTDGRAWIAEIEGKAVAFAIASSTEHTIFGMFVHPQFENRGLGRALMQRAEEWLWEQGCAEIWLLTGNNPMLRAYGFYLHLGWTPVEVETEGPFADEMKFMKWK, encoded by the coding sequence ATGAAAATTCGCATTGCCAGCACCAAAGATGTTGAAACTCTGTTTGCCATCAGAACCAGCGTGATTGAAAATTATCAATCTCGCGCAGAACTGGCAGAGTTGGGAATTACCGTGGATTCCGTGACTGAAATACTAAAAACAGATGGTCGCGCTTGGATTGCTGAAATTGAGGGAAAAGCTGTAGCCTTTGCGATCGCCAGCTCTACGGAACATACTATCTTTGGAATGTTCGTACATCCTCAGTTTGAAAATCGGGGATTGGGTCGCGCGCTGATGCAACGTGCTGAAGAATGGTTATGGGAGCAAGGTTGCGCGGAAATTTGGTTATTGACCGGGAATAACCCAATGTTGCGCGCCTATGGATTTTATCTCCATTTGGGGTGGACTCCGGTGGAGGTGGAAACGGAGGGGCCGTTTGCGGATGAGATGAAGTTTATGAAGTGGAAGTGA